In Bacteroidota bacterium, one DNA window encodes the following:
- a CDS encoding TlpA family protein disulfide reductase, producing FWATWCKPCVHELPDFEQLAADYKNEKVKFLLVSLDFPQHVETQVIPFIKEHKLKSEVVLLFDTNANVWINKVSGEWSGSIPATLVYNKNFRKFREGAYSYDELKSIIELNKL from the coding sequence TTTTTGGGCTACCTGGTGTAAACCATGCGTTCATGAACTTCCCGATTTTGAGCAATTGGCCGCTGATTATAAAAATGAAAAGGTGAAATTTTTACTGGTAAGTTTGGATTTTCCTCAGCATGTAGAAACACAGGTAATCCCATTTATCAAAGAACACAAGCTTAAATCGGAAGTCGTGCTCCTTTTTGATACCAATGCGAATGTATGGATCAATAAGGTTTCGGGAGAATGGTCCGGATCTATTCCGGCTACCTTGGTGTATAATAAAAACTTTAGAAAATTTCGTGAGGGTGCATACTCTTATGATGAATTAAAATCAATCATTGAATTAAATAAACTATAA